From a single Aliarcobacter faecis genomic region:
- the trxA gene encoding thioredoxin: MGKYIELNQTNMEETIKEGVVLVDFWAPWCGPCRMLAPAIDQLAQEFEGKAKICKVNTEAEPDLTAKYEIRSIPTILYFKDGKIVDQTIGATTKAKIEEKLNSLI, encoded by the coding sequence ATGGGAAAATATATAGAATTAAATCAAACAAATATGGAAGAAACTATTAAAGAAGGTGTTGTATTAGTAGACTTTTGGGCACCTTGGTGTGGACCTTGTAGAATGCTTGCTCCAGCAATTGATCAATTAGCACAAGAGTTTGAAGGTAAAGCAAAAATTTGTAAAGTAAATACTGAAGCTGAACCAGATTTAACAGCTAAATATGAAATAAGATCTATTCCTACTATACTATATTTTAAAGATGGTAAGATTGTAGATCAAACAATTGGTGCTACTACAAAAGCTAAAATTGAAGAAAAATTAAATAGCTTAATATAA